One Ricinus communis isolate WT05 ecotype wild-type chromosome 1, ASM1957865v1, whole genome shotgun sequence DNA window includes the following coding sequences:
- the LOC8269656 gene encoding polygalacturonase → MANTRQSSFSFLALLILLFTSSLATAAQYNVLSYGAKPDGRTDSTKAFLAAWTQACGSTKPPTIYVPSGKFFLKDLSFGGPCKNNAILFRIDGTLVAPSDYKVIGNAGYWLYFQHVNGVTISGGILDGQGSGLWACKASGKNCPSGATSLGFSNSKNIAIKGLTSQNSQMFHIVINGCQNVKVQGVTVSASGDSPNTDGIHVQQSGGVTILNSKIRTGDDCISIGPGATNLWIENIACGPGHGISIGSLGKDLQEAGVQNVTVKTVTFTGTQNGVRIKSWGRPSSGFARNILFQHAIMTNVQNPIVIDQNYCPDNKNCPGQESGVKISGVTYQDIHGTSATEVAVKFDCSKKEPCTGIKLEDVKLTYKNQPADASCNNADGTASGFVQPSSCL, encoded by the exons ATGGCCAATACAAGACAGAgctctttttcatttcttgcACTTCTCATCCTTCTCTTTACCTCATCTTTAGCTACAGCAGCACAATATAATGTTTTGAGTTATGGGGCTAAACCTGATGGCAGAACTGACTCAACCAAAGCCTTTCTTGCTGCATGGACACAAGCTTGTGGCTCAACTAAGCCACCAACTATCTATGTGCCGTCAGGGAAATTCTTTCTGAAAGATTTGTCTTTTGGGGGTCCATGCAAGAATAATGCAATCTTGTTTCGTATAGATGGCACCCTTGTTGCTCCATCAGATTATAAGGTTATTGGTAATGCTGGTTACTGGCTTTACTTTCAGCATGTGAATGGTGTTACTATCTCGGGCGGAATTCTTGATGGACAAGGTTCTGGTTTATGGGCTTGCAAAGCCTCTGGCAAGAATTGCCCTAGTGGTGCCACG TCACTGGGATTTTCCAACTCGAAGAATATTGCGATTAAAGGATTGACTTCACAAAATAGCCAAATGTTCCATATTGTCATCAATGGTTGCCAGAACGTGAAAGTGCAAGGGGTTACAGTTTCAGCCTCTGGCGACAGCCCTAACACCGACGGCATTCATGTACAACAATCAGGCGGTGTAACGATCTTAAACTCCAAGATTAGAACTGGCGATGATTGCATCTCAATCGGTCCTGGTGCCACTAACTTGTGGATTGAAAATATAGCATGTGGTCCTGGCCACGGAATCAG TATTGGTAGTTTAGGAAAGGACCTTCAAGAGGCTGGTGTACAAAATGTGACAGTTAAAACAGTTACATTCACTGGTACTCAAAATGGAGTGAGAATTAAATCTTGGGGAAGACCTAGTAGTGGGTTTGCAAGAAACATACTTTTCCAACATGCTATCATGACCAATGTCCAGAATCCAATTGTGATCGATCAAAATTATTGCCCCGACAACAAAAATTGCCCTGGTCAG GAGTCTGGTGTTAAGATTAGCGGCGTCACGTACCAAGACATCCATGGAACATCAGCAACAGAAGTAGCAGTGAAATTTGACTGCAGCAAAAAGGAACCGTGCACTGGTATCAAACTGGAAGATGTGAAATTGACATACAAGAATCAGCCAGCAGATGCTTCTTGCAACAATGCCGATGGAACAGCTTCTGGTTTCGTTCAACCCAGTAGTTGTCTGTAG
- the LOC8269657 gene encoding polygalacturonase yields the protein MANPINCIIHVVLLVSFTSYSAMASVQYNVLNFGAKPDGKTDSAKAFLAAWTQACASTKSSTIYVPNGRFFLSKIAFQGSCKNNAIGFSIGGTLVAPSDYRVLGSAKNWIIFQHVNGVTVSGGTLDGQGTGLWSCKASGKSCPYGATSLEFTNSNNIVIKGLASLNSQLFHIVINECQNVKVQGVKISASGSSPNTDGIHVEASTGVTILSSKIGTGDDCVSIGPGTSNLWIENVACGPGHGISIGSLGKDAQENGVQNVTVTASTFTGTDNGVRIKTWGRPSSGFARSIRFQHVVMNNVQNPIVIDQNYCPDNKNCPGQVSGVKISDVTYLDIHGSSATEVAVKFDCSKKYPCSGIKLQDVKLTYMNQPAEAACANAGGTASGYVQPTSCL from the exons ATGGCAAACCCAATTAACTGTATTATCCATGTAGTCCTCTTGGTTTCCTTTACCTCATATTCAGCAATGGCATCTGTGCAATACAATGTGCTGAATTTTGGGGCCAAACCTGACGGCAAAACAGATTCAGCAAAGGCATTTCTTGCTGCCTGGACACAAGCATGCGCCTCTACGAAATCATCCACCATTTATGTTCCTAATGGAAGGTTCTTCCTAAGCAAAATAGCATTTCAAGGTTCTTGCAAGAACAATGCTATTGGGTTCAGTATAGGCGGCACCCTTGTCGCTCCTTCAGATTATAGGGTCCTTGGAAGTGCCAAGAATTGGATAATCTTTCAACATGTTAATGGGGTTACTGTTTCTGGTGGAACTCTTGATGGTCAAGGCACAGGATTGTGGTCCTGCAAGGCTTCTGGCAAGAGTTGCCCCTACGGTGCAACG TCACTGGAATTCACAAATTCAAACAACATTGTAATCAAGGGATTAGCATCGCTAAACAGTCAACTGTTCCACATTGTCATCAATGAATGCCAAAACGTCAAAGTTCAAGGGGTGAAAATCTCAGCCTCCGGCAGTAGCCCCAACACTGATGGCATTCATGTTGAAGCATCAACTGGTGTCACAATCCTCAGCTCTAAAATTGGAACAGGGGATGATTGTGTGTCAATTGGTCCTGGTACCTCTAATTTGTGGATTGAAAATGTTGCATGTGGTCCTGGCCATGGTATCAG CATTGGAAGTTTAGGTAAGGATGCTCAAGAAAATGGAGTGCAGAATGTGACAGTCACTGCTAGTACATTTACTGGTACAGATAATGGAGTGAGAATCAAGACTTGGGGAAGACCCAGCAGTGGTTTTGCTAGAAGCATTCGTTTTCAGCATGTTGTCATGAATAACGTTCAGAATCCAATTGTGATTGACCAAAATTACTGCCCAGATAACAAGAATTGCCCTGGTCAG GTTTCCGGAGTAAAAATTAGTGATGTGACATATTTAGACATACATGGATCATCAGCAACAGAAGTTGCAGTAAAATTTGATTGCAGCAAGAAGTACCCATGCAGTGGGATTAAATTACAAGATGTAAAGCTCACTTACATGAACCAACCAGCTGAAGCAGCATGTGCCAATGCTGGTGGAACAGCTTCTGGCTATGTTCAGCCCACAAGCTGTCTATGA